A single window of Papio anubis isolate 15944 chromosome 8, Panubis1.0, whole genome shotgun sequence DNA harbors:
- the LOC101020722 gene encoding peptidyl-tRNA hydrolase ICT1, mitochondrial, producing the protein MAATGCLRWSLNRAGVWLLPPPARCPRRALHKQKDGTEFKSIYSLDKLYPESQGSDTAWRVPDGAKQADSDIPLNRLTISYCRSSGPGGQNVNKVNSKEEVRFHLATADWIAEPVRQKIAIMHKNKINRLGELILTSESSRYQFRNLADCLQKIRDMIAEASETPKEPTKEDVKLQRIRIENMNRERLRQKRIHSAVKTSRRVDMD; encoded by the coding sequence ATGGCGGCCACCGGGTGCCTGCGCTGGAGCCTGAACCGAGCCGGAGTCTGGCTGCTCCCACCGCCCGCACGGTGTCCACGCCGGGCGCTGCACAAGCAGAAAGATGGCACTGAGTTCAAGAGCATCTACAGCCTGGACAAGCTCTACCCCGAATCTCAGGGCTCGGACACCGCCTGGAGGGTCCCGGATGGTGCAAAGCAAGCCGACAGTGACATCCCTCTAAATCGCTTGACAATATCTTATTGTCGGAGTAGTGGTCCTGGGGGGCAGAATGTGAACAAAGTGAATTCCAAGGAGGAAGTCAGGTTCCATTTGGCAACTGCCGACTGGATCGCAGAGCCTGTGCGGCAGAAGATAGCCATCATGCATAAAAACAAGATCAACAGGTTAGGAGAGTTGATCCTCACCTCTGAGAGCAGCCGCTATCAGTTCCGGAATCTGGCAGACTGCCTGCAGAAAATTCGAGACATGATCGCTGAGGCCAGCGAGACACCCAAGGAGCCAACAAAAGAAGATGTTAAACTTCAGAGAATCAGGATAGAAAACATGAATCGGGAAAGGCTGAGACAAAAGAGAATTCATTCTGCTGTAAAGACAAGCAGGAGAGTTGACATGGACTGA